The Armatimonadota bacterium genome includes a window with the following:
- a CDS encoding exosortase — MASGVATTPDRAGQRSAAPVLEYGIILAVLAALYYSTFVWLVEAWMVPDSNYSHGFWVPLVIAYFLWEKRASLAAVPKRGSQRGLRWIALALGMHLAGLILDVHFLSGVSLLPMVWGLALWYFGPHVQSLIFWPSMFLLFMIPLPFVSTWLTIRLQLISAIAATGILQPFFYEVSRVGTMVALPSFTLFVEAPCSGLNTLFSLIFVGSVVAYLAKGVWWRKLILLMTAPLIAVVANIFRIILIALLGEFYGEEVAMGVFHKGSGVIMYSIGLVLFLLEAWLLRIRLAPGEERA; from the coding sequence TTGGCTTCAGGCGTAGCTACCACCCCGGACCGGGCCGGACAGCGCAGCGCGGCTCCGGTCTTGGAATACGGGATTATTCTGGCGGTCCTTGCCGCGCTCTACTACTCCACCTTTGTCTGGCTGGTGGAAGCGTGGATGGTGCCGGACTCGAACTATTCCCACGGGTTCTGGGTGCCGCTTGTGATCGCGTATTTCCTGTGGGAGAAGCGAGCTTCTCTTGCGGCGGTCCCGAAGAGAGGTTCGCAGCGGGGTCTGCGCTGGATAGCGCTGGCGCTGGGGATGCATCTGGCCGGGCTGATCCTGGACGTGCACTTCCTATCCGGCGTCTCATTGTTGCCGATGGTCTGGGGTCTTGCCCTCTGGTACTTCGGGCCGCACGTCCAGAGCCTGATCTTCTGGCCTTCGATGTTCCTGCTCTTTATGATTCCGCTGCCGTTCGTCTCCACCTGGCTCACCATACGGTTGCAGCTCATCTCTGCGATCGCGGCCACCGGCATTCTTCAGCCGTTTTTCTACGAGGTCAGCCGGGTGGGGACAATGGTTGCGCTCCCCAGCTTCACGCTCTTTGTGGAAGCTCCCTGCAGCGGCCTGAACACGTTGTTCAGCCTTATCTTCGTGGGCAGCGTGGTGGCATATCTGGCCAAGGGAGTATGGTGGCGAAAGCTGATCTTGCTGATGACGGCTCCGCTCATCGCGGTTGTGGCGAACATCTTCCGTATTATCCTGATCGCGCTGCTGGGCGAATTCTACGGGGAAGAGGTCGCCATGGGGGTGTTTCACAAGGGATCCGGCGTGATTATGTACTCCATCGGTCTTGTGCTGTTCCTGCTGGAGGCGTGGCTGCTTCGCATCCGGCTGGCGCCGGGAGAGGAGAGGGCGTGA
- the csp2G gene encoding glycosyl transferase (possible pseudo, frameshifted), which translates to MIGQPGCHRPLRVAYISTTSEPGGAEISLATLIAGLDRDDVEPLALLPGHGPLAEKLELLGVSVSYAPMETRRRRRPLGFWRSQRAIARWLRGQKPDLVHVNSFWAPELVIPAVRSAGFPVIYHCRDLYDYLDPARASAFRMCNAIIAITRCVADRLEALLPGLPVNVIYNDVDVKQLEAAPPDRALRPALGWEDCFVIGIASRISPDKGQLDFIRAAGILKERCPRARFLVVGSPLFTHDRDYPARLDSEILGLGLQGRVHFTGFVENVASVFKTMDVCVLASRSEPFGLVVVEAMACGGTGGGHPLGRS; encoded by the coding sequence TTGATCGGACAGCCGGGCTGTCACAGGCCGCTGCGGGTTGCCTACATCTCTACCACCAGCGAGCCCGGAGGGGCCGAAATTTCTCTGGCGACGCTGATCGCGGGGCTCGACCGCGACGACGTGGAGCCACTTGCATTGCTGCCTGGCCACGGGCCGCTGGCCGAGAAGCTTGAGCTCCTGGGGGTTTCTGTTTCCTACGCGCCGATGGAAACCCGCAGGCGACGCCGGCCCCTGGGTTTCTGGAGATCGCAGAGGGCTATTGCGCGCTGGCTGCGCGGCCAGAAGCCCGACTTGGTGCACGTGAACTCGTTCTGGGCTCCGGAACTGGTGATTCCCGCCGTGAGAAGCGCCGGGTTTCCAGTTATCTATCATTGCCGCGACCTGTATGATTACCTGGACCCCGCGCGGGCGTCGGCTTTTCGGATGTGCAACGCCATTATCGCTATTACCCGTTGCGTTGCGGATCGTCTGGAGGCACTCCTGCCAGGGCTGCCCGTGAATGTGATCTACAACGATGTGGATGTGAAGCAGCTCGAAGCCGCTCCGCCCGACCGGGCGCTGCGGCCCGCTCTGGGATGGGAGGACTGCTTCGTCATCGGCATCGCCAGCCGCATTTCGCCGGACAAGGGGCAGCTGGATTTCATCCGAGCCGCGGGCATACTGAAAGAGCGTTGTCCGCGGGCTCGCTTCCTGGTGGTGGGGAGTCCTCTTTTCACTCACGACCGCGACTATCCTGCACGTCTGGATTCGGAGATCCTTGGTCTGGGACTGCAGGGGCGGGTGCACTTCACAGGGTTCGTGGAAAACGTGGCATCCGTCTTCAAGACGATGGATGTGTGCGTGCTCGCCTCCCGCAGTGAGCCGTTCGGGCTGGTTGTAGTGGAAGCGATGGCCTGCGGGGGTACCGGTGGTGGCCACCCGCTCGGGCGGTCCTGA
- a CDS encoding glycosyl transferase, producing the protein MSHRLGVVVPNYNGQDLLPRYLPTVLLSLERAGGGETVVVDDASTDGSVSLIRERFPDVRLMVRPSNGGFGEAVNQGVRDLHATLVAVCMTDMELHPDALAAACSLFDQDDVFAVAFRLMESENAGSGGVTSLVFSRGMFHTVFPDAERPGEWADLPVNVAFATGGAMVVRRDLFLDLGGFDPAFAPFNWEDVDLCWRAWRRGWRSVHCPDARAWHRHPHLTVERSTSADALRRILWRNRILFLRKNIRDRGILLQHRFWLTLIKMKGLLRGDETVTRAERDAASLLRKAAEPDFPHRVSDRVLMDYLSRPRRPEESLP; encoded by the coding sequence GTGAGTCACCGCCTCGGGGTGGTGGTCCCGAACTATAACGGACAGGATCTGCTGCCGCGGTATCTTCCGACGGTCTTGCTTTCTCTGGAGCGAGCAGGCGGGGGCGAGACTGTGGTGGTCGACGACGCCAGCACGGACGGGAGCGTGTCTCTGATCCGGGAGCGCTTCCCGGACGTTCGCCTGATGGTGCGTCCGAGCAACGGGGGGTTCGGTGAGGCGGTGAACCAGGGAGTGCGGGATCTGCACGCCACCCTGGTGGCAGTCTGCATGACAGACATGGAGCTTCACCCGGACGCCCTTGCCGCCGCCTGCAGCCTGTTCGATCAGGACGACGTTTTCGCGGTGGCGTTCCGGTTGATGGAGAGCGAAAATGCAGGGAGCGGGGGCGTGACATCCCTGGTCTTCTCTCGCGGAATGTTTCATACGGTCTTTCCGGATGCGGAGCGGCCAGGGGAGTGGGCGGATCTGCCAGTGAATGTTGCGTTTGCCACCGGCGGCGCAATGGTGGTGCGGCGGGATCTTTTTCTGGATCTGGGGGGATTCGACCCTGCATTTGCGCCGTTCAACTGGGAGGACGTAGATCTGTGCTGGCGGGCATGGCGGCGAGGGTGGCGAAGTGTGCACTGCCCCGATGCCCGCGCTTGGCACCGCCATCCTCATCTTACGGTGGAACGCTCCACCAGTGCAGATGCCCTGCGGAGGATTCTGTGGCGCAACCGGATCCTTTTCCTCCGCAAGAATATCCGGGACCGGGGCATCCTTCTGCAGCACAGGTTCTGGCTTACGCTGATCAAAATGAAGGGGCTTCTCAGAGGCGACGAGACAGTAACGCGCGCAGAGCGGGATGCTGCCAGCCTGCTGCGGAAGGCTGCAGAGCCAGATTTTCCCCACCGGGTATCTGATCGGGTACTTATGGATTACCTGTCACGGCCGCGCCGGCCGGAGGAATCGCTGCCTTGA
- the dtd gene encoding D-aminoacyl-tRNA deacylase: MRAVVQRVADAHVDVDDRRVANIGVGLLVLLGVARGDRGRDAAWMADRVAGLRIFPDEQGKMNLSVRDVGGEVLAVSQFTLLADARRGRRPGFSDAAPPEEARVLFDEFVLRLRESGISVSTGEFQAHMRVGLTNDGPVTIILDSRDVRDGKTPAE, translated from the coding sequence GTGAGGGCGGTCGTCCAGCGCGTGGCGGACGCGCACGTGGATGTTGATGACCGGCGGGTGGCCAATATCGGAGTGGGCCTACTGGTCCTGCTGGGCGTCGCGCGGGGCGACCGCGGCCGTGACGCGGCCTGGATGGCGGACCGGGTTGCGGGCCTGCGCATCTTTCCGGACGAGCAGGGCAAGATGAACCTCTCCGTCAGAGACGTCGGCGGGGAAGTCCTGGCTGTCTCGCAGTTTACCCTTCTGGCGGATGCCCGGCGCGGACGAAGGCCGGGCTTTTCCGATGCTGCCCCGCCGGAGGAGGCCAGAGTCCTTTTTGACGAGTTTGTGCTGCGCCTTCGCGAGTCAGGAATATCTGTGTCCACGGGCGAGTTTCAGGCGCATATGCGGGTGGGGCTGACAAACGATGGTCCGGTGACCATAATCCTTGATAGCAGAGACGTCAGGGACGGAAAGACTCCAGCAGAATGA
- a CDS encoding (p)ppGpp synthetase: MTAPLQAVAEEDAAHPEPSAGLFEDKLEELLERIRLYNPDGDLDIVRRSFYFARERHQGQTRRTGDPYFTHPLATAFILADVQMDPACIAAGLLHDVVEDSETTLDEIRERFGDEVATMVDGVTKLKLADFETRAQDGDSPSRKRRAEMRRNAENLRKIFLAVARDLRVMMIKLADRLHNMSTLHGLERERQLKVAEETMQIYAPLAHRLGVWKIKWQLEDLAFKYREPEMYQKLVELIDRRRADREADIKKAIEMISRRLERAGIDAEIHGRPKHLWSIYQKMLKENLPFEEIYDLIAVRIIVNTVPECYHALGIVHDLWIPIPERFDDYIARAKPNMYQSLHTKVIGPHGEPLEIQIRTWEMHRTAEFGIAAHWQYKEGTSGSNGFDRKLSWLRQQLFDWQADSKDATEFLRSVINDLFTDQVFVFTPKGDVIDLPAGSTPVDFAYRIHSDLGHHCVAAKVNGRIVPLSYKLTNGAVVDIVTRSNSSPSLDWLNFVKTGHARSKIKAHFRNLQFAESVQRGREMLEKECERQGLDRSVLKSENLTKVLQAFNKQTEDDLLAAIGFGHLGAQAVLHRLAPPEQPHPVLPESRRRIREGRVELEGAEQMMVARAKCCLPLPGDEVIGFVTRGKGLVLHRQTCPNVTGYRASEPERLVEVDWGGEPGGTYVADISIETLDRMGLLSDISAIFSEARINIRSANIRALPNKMASFHLQVEVESLSQLNQVMANVAKLNDVLRIHRLGGKPARTRRTK; the protein is encoded by the coding sequence ATGACAGCCCCTCTGCAGGCCGTGGCGGAAGAGGATGCCGCGCATCCGGAGCCTTCCGCCGGTCTGTTTGAAGACAAACTGGAAGAGCTTCTAGAACGAATCCGCCTCTACAATCCGGATGGTGACCTGGACATTGTGCGGCGGAGCTTCTATTTCGCGCGTGAGCGGCACCAGGGGCAGACGCGCCGCACCGGAGATCCCTACTTCACGCATCCTCTAGCTACGGCGTTCATACTGGCGGACGTTCAGATGGACCCGGCCTGCATCGCTGCAGGGCTTCTTCACGACGTCGTAGAGGACAGCGAGACCACCCTGGACGAAATCCGTGAGCGCTTCGGGGACGAGGTGGCGACCATGGTGGATGGCGTCACCAAACTGAAGCTTGCGGATTTCGAGACCCGTGCTCAGGATGGCGATTCTCCCTCACGTAAGCGCCGCGCGGAGATGCGCCGCAACGCGGAGAACCTTCGCAAGATCTTCCTCGCGGTGGCGCGCGATCTGCGTGTGATGATGATCAAGCTGGCGGACCGGCTCCACAATATGAGCACCCTGCACGGCCTGGAGCGGGAGCGGCAGTTGAAAGTCGCCGAAGAGACCATGCAGATCTACGCGCCTCTGGCCCACCGGCTCGGGGTTTGGAAGATCAAGTGGCAGCTGGAGGACCTGGCCTTCAAGTATCGCGAGCCTGAGATGTATCAGAAGCTCGTTGAGCTCATAGACCGGCGGCGCGCCGACCGTGAGGCAGACATCAAGAAGGCCATCGAAATGATCTCCCGCAGGCTGGAGCGCGCGGGCATTGACGCCGAGATTCACGGGCGGCCGAAGCACCTGTGGAGCATCTACCAGAAGATGCTCAAGGAGAATTTGCCCTTCGAAGAGATTTACGATCTTATCGCGGTACGCATCATCGTGAACACTGTGCCGGAGTGCTACCATGCGCTCGGCATTGTGCACGACCTGTGGATTCCGATTCCCGAGCGGTTCGACGACTATATCGCCCGCGCCAAGCCGAACATGTATCAGTCACTGCATACGAAGGTCATTGGGCCGCACGGGGAGCCGCTGGAGATCCAGATCCGGACCTGGGAGATGCATCGCACCGCCGAGTTCGGCATCGCGGCGCACTGGCAGTACAAGGAAGGCACCTCCGGGTCCAACGGTTTCGACCGGAAACTGTCGTGGCTGCGGCAGCAGCTGTTCGACTGGCAGGCCGATAGCAAGGACGCCACGGAGTTCCTGCGTTCCGTCATCAACGACCTCTTTACGGATCAGGTTTTCGTCTTCACCCCGAAGGGCGACGTGATAGATCTTCCCGCCGGGAGTACTCCAGTCGACTTCGCCTACCGAATCCACAGCGACCTGGGCCATCACTGCGTGGCCGCGAAGGTGAATGGGCGCATCGTGCCCCTTTCTTACAAGCTGACGAACGGTGCGGTGGTGGACATCGTCACCCGCAGCAACTCTTCCCCCAGTCTGGACTGGCTGAACTTCGTCAAGACCGGTCACGCCCGCAGCAAGATCAAGGCTCATTTCCGCAACCTGCAGTTCGCCGAGAGCGTGCAGCGTGGGCGCGAGATGCTGGAGAAAGAATGTGAACGTCAGGGCCTGGACCGCTCGGTCCTGAAGAGCGAGAACCTGACGAAAGTTCTTCAGGCCTTCAACAAGCAGACGGAGGACGACCTGCTCGCCGCGATCGGGTTCGGCCATCTGGGAGCTCAGGCTGTTTTGCATCGGCTTGCTCCTCCAGAGCAACCGCACCCTGTTCTGCCGGAGAGCCGGCGACGGATCCGCGAGGGGCGGGTGGAGTTGGAGGGGGCGGAGCAGATGATGGTGGCGCGGGCGAAGTGCTGCCTGCCGTTGCCAGGGGACGAGGTGATCGGGTTTGTCACACGCGGCAAGGGGCTCGTGTTGCATCGTCAGACATGTCCGAACGTTACCGGCTACCGCGCCTCCGAGCCGGAGCGCCTGGTGGAGGTGGATTGGGGCGGGGAGCCGGGCGGCACGTATGTGGCGGACATCAGCATCGAGACTCTGGACCGGATGGGCCTGCTTTCGGATATCTCGGCCATCTTCAGCGAGGCGCGCATCAACATCCGGTCCGCCAACATCAGGGCTCTTCCCAACAAGATGGCGTCCTTCCATCTGCAGGTGGAAGTGGAGAGTCTGAGCCAGCTTAACCAGGTGATGGCCAACGTGGCGAAGCTGAACGACGTTCTGCGCATCCACCGGCTGGGAGGCAAGCCGGCCCGGACCAGAAGGACGAAGTGA
- a CDS encoding protein translocase subunit SecDF, with translation MSRYRQLFFFILVLCAVSAWIVATKEMRRGLDLAGGMRVVYEARPGPGQEFNNQTLQTVARILERRVNASGVVEPVVQPKPPRQVIVEIPDVKNKEELATRLSRPTKLEFRYFKNIQSDRNPGAPIRMQVDRENGNEKIVFYDPEGKEVPHSKILADSELILTGADLKDNARGDISGMRSVVRIEFKPEGKEKFAEFTRRHVGDYLAIVLNDQILSVPVINEAILGGKAEISGNFTPEEAQNLANDLNAGALPVPLEIVEQNIVEASLGAQYVSQSVKAGIYGLVLVVIFMIGYYWLPGVIATIALAMYALFTFAILKWMGVTMTLPGLAGFILSVGMAVDANILIFERMKEELRAGKTLHSAIDAGFNRAWTAILDSNVCTIITCLVLIALTSGPVVGFAKTLAIGVLVSMFTAITVSRTLLHLVTSFGFAQNARLYGLGRQWMQPVGGRGFDIIGRRAIWFSISGVIIATGLVLLFMPGGGLKKGIEFTGGNMIQVSLPAGVTAPQVRSALAEFSPRVQLSPEAGTNRTTAYIRTKELKPAELDRLREIVTSRFKGAEVVSTSKVGASISREITEKAILAVVLACVAICIYLSVRFAQHGFVEGFKYGACALAALVHDVLVVLGASALFGKLFGWEIDGAYVTAVLTMVGYSVHDTIVVFDRVRENQKNRLKGETFEQMVNRSILQTFARSINTSLTVVLVLVTLLLFGGSVLHHFTSVLLVGIVIGTYSSIFNASPLLVLWERQARKAKGQLTPAEMKPLVERPSREALETVGASSDGDRDEEAVEARPVAGGASKTKPRTQQAKRRKRRF, from the coding sequence TTGTCGCGTTACCGTCAGTTATTCTTCTTCATCCTTGTGCTTTGCGCCGTATCCGCCTGGATCGTGGCCACGAAGGAGATGCGCCGCGGTCTGGACCTGGCGGGCGGGATGCGGGTGGTCTATGAAGCAAGACCCGGACCGGGGCAGGAGTTCAACAACCAGACTCTGCAGACCGTCGCCCGTATCCTGGAGCGGCGCGTGAACGCATCCGGTGTGGTCGAGCCGGTGGTCCAGCCCAAGCCTCCACGGCAGGTCATCGTCGAGATCCCGGATGTCAAAAACAAGGAAGAGCTGGCAACGCGGCTGAGCCGCCCCACCAAGCTGGAGTTCCGCTATTTCAAGAACATCCAGAGCGACCGCAATCCCGGCGCTCCCATCAGGATGCAGGTGGACCGGGAGAACGGCAACGAGAAGATCGTTTTCTACGACCCGGAAGGCAAGGAGGTGCCGCATAGCAAGATCCTTGCGGACTCCGAGCTCATCCTCACCGGTGCGGATCTGAAGGACAATGCCCGCGGGGATATCTCCGGCATGCGCTCCGTGGTGCGCATCGAGTTCAAGCCCGAGGGCAAAGAGAAGTTCGCCGAGTTCACCCGCCGCCACGTGGGGGACTATCTGGCCATCGTCCTGAATGACCAGATTCTGAGTGTTCCGGTCATCAACGAGGCCATCCTGGGCGGAAAGGCCGAGATCTCCGGAAACTTCACGCCGGAAGAAGCCCAGAACCTGGCGAACGACCTGAACGCAGGCGCGCTGCCGGTCCCTCTGGAGATCGTGGAGCAGAACATCGTGGAGGCGTCCCTGGGAGCTCAGTATGTCTCCCAGAGTGTGAAGGCGGGCATCTATGGCCTGGTGCTGGTCGTGATCTTCATGATCGGCTATTACTGGCTGCCTGGCGTCATAGCCACCATCGCGCTGGCGATGTATGCCCTGTTCACGTTCGCCATCCTCAAGTGGATGGGCGTCACCATGACCCTGCCGGGCCTTGCGGGTTTCATCCTGTCGGTAGGTATGGCGGTGGACGCCAACATTCTCATCTTCGAGAGGATGAAGGAGGAGCTTCGGGCCGGCAAAACGCTGCACTCCGCCATTGACGCTGGCTTTAACCGGGCCTGGACAGCGATTCTGGACTCCAATGTCTGCACCATCATCACCTGTCTGGTGCTGATTGCCCTGACCAGCGGGCCGGTGGTCGGCTTTGCCAAGACCCTGGCCATCGGTGTTCTGGTCAGCATGTTCACGGCCATCACGGTCAGCCGCACCCTGCTGCATCTGGTCACCTCGTTCGGCTTCGCCCAGAATGCCCGCCTTTACGGCCTGGGCCGCCAGTGGATGCAGCCCGTCGGGGGCAGGGGCTTCGACATCATCGGCCGGCGTGCCATCTGGTTCTCCATTAGCGGCGTGATCATCGCCACCGGGCTGGTTCTGCTCTTCATGCCGGGAGGAGGCCTGAAGAAGGGTATCGAGTTCACGGGCGGCAATATGATCCAGGTGTCCCTGCCTGCCGGTGTCACCGCCCCTCAGGTGCGAAGCGCGCTGGCGGAGTTCTCACCGCGGGTGCAGCTCTCGCCGGAGGCCGGCACCAACCGGACCACCGCCTACATCCGCACCAAGGAGCTGAAGCCCGCGGAACTGGACCGGTTGAGGGAGATCGTGACGTCGCGCTTCAAGGGAGCCGAGGTCGTCAGCACCAGCAAGGTTGGGGCCAGCATCTCAAGGGAGATCACCGAAAAGGCCATCCTTGCCGTGGTCCTTGCCTGTGTCGCCATCTGTATCTACCTGTCAGTCCGGTTCGCCCAGCATGGCTTCGTGGAGGGCTTCAAATATGGAGCCTGCGCGCTTGCGGCGCTGGTGCATGACGTGCTGGTGGTGCTGGGAGCTTCCGCGCTGTTCGGCAAGCTCTTCGGATGGGAGATTGATGGCGCATACGTCACCGCCGTGCTGACAATGGTCGGCTACAGCGTGCACGATACAATCGTGGTTTTCGACCGGGTGCGCGAGAACCAGAAGAACCGCCTGAAGGGCGAGACCTTCGAGCAGATGGTCAACCGCAGCATCCTGCAGACCTTCGCGCGGTCCATCAACACGTCGTTGACGGTGGTCCTGGTGCTGGTCACCCTGCTTTTGTTCGGCGGGTCTGTTCTGCACCACTTCACTTCGGTGCTGCTTGTGGGAATCGTCATCGGGACATACTCCTCCATCTTCAACGCCAGCCCGCTCCTGGTTCTCTGGGAGCGGCAGGCGCGTAAGGCTAAGGGGCAGTTGACCCCGGCTGAGATGAAGCCGCTGGTGGAGAGGCCGTCTCGCGAGGCGCTGGAGACGGTTGGGGCCTCGTCCGACGGCGACCGGGACGAGGAAGCCGTTGAGGCTCGTCCGGTGGCCGGAGGGGCTTCAAAGACCAAGCCTCGCACCCAGCAGGCGAAACGGCGCAAGCGCCGGTTCTAG
- a CDS encoding single-stranded-DNA-specific exonuclease RecJ, which translates to MEPPLDAGEGLSRGLGLHPVTALLLARRGIKTVSAATDFLNPSTAYVPDPFLLPDAEKAVDRLIRAIDSGESILVHGDYDVDGVTSAALLTRVLGRLGARVRPFVPSRARDGYGVSLTALEQAAAEGVSLILTADCGITAFEACTRARQLGLDVVVSDHHEPADTLPDALAVVNPLVAGSSYPFRGLAGVGVAYKLCQALCLRRGVDLEALHRHFLDLVALGTVSDCVPLLDENRAYVYHGLRSMGTSQKEGIRALLKLSGLGESLGAEDIGFRLGPRINAAGRLAEADEALELLLTRDSVRAEELAAILTERNLQRQQEQRRIQAEAIQAIFETGISEDPVLVVGKEGWHPGVIGIVAGKLVETFYRPAVVLTLRDGHWHGSARGIPGFHWARALEELGEDLVRGGGHAMAAGLSLPRERLSEFRVAVNELAQQWLSPADLQPRLDVEAEVPVEQLSLQLAQEVSQLAPFGEGNPEPVLMSSGVRLDNVRCVGEGGRHLRADLRGSPAPVSVVGFGMGDGVSSLSGDRVFKICYNLRVNKYNGSGCPEIVLRDLPAVQE; encoded by the coding sequence ATGGAGCCCCCGCTGGATGCAGGGGAAGGGCTCTCGCGGGGACTGGGTCTGCATCCTGTCACGGCTCTGCTCCTCGCCAGGCGGGGCATAAAGACCGTCTCCGCCGCGACCGATTTCTTGAATCCGTCCACCGCCTACGTTCCCGATCCATTTCTGCTTCCCGACGCTGAAAAAGCCGTTGATCGCCTGATCCGCGCTATAGACTCGGGCGAAAGCATCCTCGTGCACGGGGACTACGACGTGGATGGAGTGACAAGCGCTGCCCTCCTGACGCGCGTGCTGGGCAGACTGGGGGCCAGGGTGCGGCCCTTTGTGCCCTCGCGCGCGCGCGACGGCTACGGTGTCAGCCTGACCGCCCTGGAGCAGGCTGCTGCCGAGGGCGTGAGCCTCATACTCACAGCTGACTGCGGTATCACTGCCTTCGAGGCCTGCACACGCGCGCGGCAGCTGGGACTGGATGTGGTGGTCTCGGACCACCACGAGCCCGCCGATACACTGCCGGATGCGCTCGCGGTGGTGAATCCTCTGGTTGCAGGGAGCTCCTATCCGTTCCGTGGGCTGGCCGGGGTGGGGGTGGCCTACAAACTCTGTCAGGCGTTGTGTCTGAGACGGGGAGTGGATCTGGAGGCGCTGCACCGGCACTTCCTGGACCTGGTGGCTCTCGGCACGGTCAGCGATTGTGTCCCGCTTCTGGATGAGAACCGTGCCTATGTCTACCACGGTCTGCGCTCGATGGGAACTTCCCAGAAGGAGGGTATCCGCGCTCTCCTGAAGCTTTCCGGTCTGGGCGAAAGCCTGGGCGCCGAGGATATAGGCTTCCGGTTGGGGCCACGGATCAATGCGGCCGGGCGCCTGGCCGAAGCGGATGAGGCGCTGGAACTGCTGCTCACCCGGGATTCGGTTCGTGCGGAGGAGCTGGCAGCCATACTGACCGAGCGCAACTTGCAGAGGCAGCAGGAACAGCGTCGCATACAGGCCGAAGCCATCCAGGCGATTTTCGAAACGGGCATAAGCGAAGACCCTGTGCTGGTGGTCGGGAAAGAGGGCTGGCATCCTGGCGTGATCGGTATCGTAGCCGGAAAGCTGGTGGAGACCTTCTACCGCCCGGCCGTGGTGCTCACGCTCCGGGACGGACATTGGCACGGGTCAGCGCGAGGAATCCCCGGTTTCCACTGGGCGAGAGCGCTGGAGGAGCTGGGAGAAGATCTGGTCCGCGGAGGTGGGCACGCAATGGCTGCGGGCTTGTCTTTGCCCCGGGAACGCCTAAGCGAGTTCCGCGTTGCAGTCAATGAGCTGGCGCAGCAGTGGCTCAGTCCCGCCGATCTTCAGCCGCGGCTGGATGTGGAGGCCGAGGTGCCCGTGGAGCAGTTGTCTCTGCAACTGGCTCAGGAGGTTTCCCAGCTTGCTCCGTTCGGTGAGGGCAACCCCGAGCCAGTTCTGATGTCCTCCGGGGTGCGACTGGACAATGTCCGTTGTGTGGGGGAGGGTGGCAGGCACCTGCGGGCTGATCTGCGCGGATCTCCCGCTCCTGTCAGCGTGGTGGGGTTCGGGATGGGAGATGGCGTTTCCAGCCTTTCAGGGGACCGCGTGTTCAAAATCTGTTACAATCTTAGAGTAAACAAGTATAACGGTTCCGGCTGTCCTGAAATCGTTCTCAGGGACCTTCCGGCGGTGCAAGAATGA
- a CDS encoding hypothetical protein (possible pseudo, frameshifted) yields the protein MVATRSGGPEEIIRDGETGLLVDVEQPDQMADAILRLLEDVALRDRILVAARQQVESRFCGQEARNVTQLYHTLVGR from the coding sequence GTGGTGGCCACCCGCTCGGGCGGTCCTGAAGAGATCATCCGGGACGGTGAGACCGGCTTGCTTGTGGATGTAGAGCAGCCGGACCAGATGGCAGATGCCATTTTGAGGCTTCTGGAGGACGTCGCACTGCGCGACCGCATCTTGGTGGCGGCAAGGCAACAGGTGGAGTCCCGGTTCTGCGGTCAGGAAGCAAGGAATGTGACGCAACTTTATCATACTCTGGTGGGAAGATGA
- a CDS encoding N-acetyltransferase → MPDMLVRLYRLPPLQEAMERMEREGIVLRRAQPYEKRVVTGFIERHFSAAWADETSVAFARQPVTAFIALAENRIVGFGAYECTRRGYFGPTGVAEDFRGRGIGYALLLACLYGMWEMGYAYAIIGGAGPVDFYRRAVNAEVIEDSVPGIYTRIPEG, encoded by the coding sequence ATGCCGGATATGCTGGTGCGGTTGTACAGGCTTCCTCCTCTCCAGGAAGCGATGGAGCGGATGGAGCGGGAAGGGATCGTCCTGCGGCGGGCGCAGCCCTATGAGAAGAGGGTTGTGACCGGCTTCATCGAACGCCATTTTTCTGCCGCGTGGGCGGATGAGACTTCAGTCGCGTTCGCGCGTCAGCCGGTCACGGCGTTCATCGCCCTTGCAGAGAACCGCATCGTGGGTTTCGGCGCCTATGAGTGCACCCGGCGGGGCTATTTCGGGCCCACAGGAGTCGCGGAGGACTTCCGGGGGAGGGGAATTGGCTACGCCCTGCTTCTGGCCTGCCTTTACGGAATGTGGGAAATGGGCTACGCCTATGCCATCATCGGGGGCGCGGGGCCTGTGGATTTCTACCGCCGGGCCGTGAACGCCGAGGTCATTGAAGACAGCGTGCCCGGCATTTACACCCGCATACCGGAGGGATAG